The proteins below are encoded in one region of Chroicocephalus ridibundus chromosome 9, bChrRid1.1, whole genome shotgun sequence:
- the LOC134520922 gene encoding LOW QUALITY PROTEIN: NACHT, LRR and PYD domains-containing protein 3-like (The sequence of the model RefSeq protein was modified relative to this genomic sequence to represent the inferred CDS: deleted 1 base in 1 codon): MARENTNDFLLEALEDLTLDMFEKFKYKLSYIDYDEMANISKYLLKKANDPVKLADYICDHYGADLAVDVAIYVLERINQRDTAAKLKQEKAKGKGTSVTDYKMKYREHVQKNYHWIKDMNACIGETVALNSRYTRLVLVSGHHHEKKKEHEITAVGRRHAEIMQEQMNSSISISDLFKPDRDRQAPKTVVILGAAGIGKTMTVRKILLDWASERLYRQFDYVFYIHFWEGNLLKAEGSLTDMITKCCPSDNPPGDLEETRKNFLLVIDGFDKLRFSLDRPQNDLCSDPWEVKPVEIILSSLFRKILLPECSLLILTRPAALQKLQQCLVCERSAEILGFSEVDKEEYFHKFFENKEEGRKAFQFVKGNEMVFTMCLVPIMCWIVCTVIKQQLESGEDLAQTAKTITEIYLLYVSILLKSLSSKLKQNLHIILKRLCCLPADGIWQQRVLFVEEAIKEFLLNQTDTLPLFLNESTLQKGIACGSAYSFIHLSVQEFFASLFYVIKDDGETRDKQEDPKRDVKKLLENYANSRHDFMLTVWFLSGLLNKERRNALEKETGCKMSPEIKEELLMWLQTSQKSALAVNAEKRAMIHDLEACHSLYETQDESFVKTVLGYFIGLYLRDINFTQLDQTVLSFCIKKWPKLESLVVGYCSFISEDHEERSDQQPAKLLHLKQIKAGNPVNFVHEDPNEDSGVNKYRPVIRSVGVGYPGVCLCETST; encoded by the exons ATGGCAAGAGAGAATACCAATGACTTCCTTTTGGAAGCACTGGAGGACCTTACGCTGGATATGTTTGAGAAGTTTAAGTATAAATTATCATATATTGATTATGATGAGATGGCCAATATCTCCAAGTACTTGCTCAAGAAAGCCAACGATCCAGTTAAACTTGCAGACTACATCTGTGACCACTATGGAGCCGACCTTGCTGTGGATGTAGCTATCTATGTGCTTGAACGGATCAACCAAAGAGACACTGCAGCTAAACTCAAACAGGAGAAAGCAAAAGGTAAAGGAACTTCAGTTACTG ATTACAAGATGAAGTACAGAGAACATGTACAAAAGAATTACCACTGGATAAAAGACATGAACGCTTGTATTGGTGAGACGGTGGCTCTGAACTCCAGATATACAAGGCTGGTTCTTGTTAGTGGACAtcaccatgaaaaaaagaaagaacatgaaaTCACGGCTGTGGGACGGAGACATGCAGAAATCATGCAGGAACAAATGAATTCTTCCATTTCTATAAGTGATCTGTTTAAACCTGACAGGGATAGACAGGCACCAAAGACTGTCGTGAtactgggagctgcaggaattGGGAAGACAATGACAGTAAGAAAGATTTTGCTGGACTGGGCATCAGAAAGACTCTATAGACAGTTTGACTATGTTTTCTACATACATTTTTGGGAGGGTAATCTTCTTAAAGCTGAGGGAAGTTTGACTGACATGATCACCAAATGCTGTCCCAGTGATAATCCACCTGGAGATCTTGAGGAGACCAGAAAAAACTTCCTGCTTGTCATCGATGGCTTTGATAAACTGAGGTTTTCTTTGGACAGGCCACAGAATGACCTGTGCTCTGATCCCTGGGAGGTAAAGCCAGTGGAAATCATCCTGAGCAGTTTATTTAGGAAAATCCTTCTCCCTGAATGCTCCCTGTTGATC TTAACAAGaccagctgccctgcagaagctGCAACAGTGCTTGGTGTGTGAACGCTCTGCTGAGATACTGGGATTTTCAGAAGTTGATAAGGAGGAATATTTCCACAAGTTTTTTGAAAataaggaagagggaaggaaggccTTTCAGTTCgttaaaggaaatgaaatggtCTTCACCATGTGCCTTGTCCCCATCATGTGCTGGATTGTCTGTACTGTTATAAAACAACAGCTTGAAAGTGGTGAAGATCTTGCACAAACTGCCAAGACAATTACAGAAATATATCTCCTTTATGTTTCTATCTTACTAAAATCTCTGAGCAGTAAGTTGAAACAGAACTTGCACATTATCCTCAAAAGACTTTGTtgcctgcctgctgatgggatcTGGCAGCAGAGAGTCCTCTTTGTGGAGGAGGCAATCAAGGAATTCTTGTTAAATCAGACAGACACTCTCCCACTTTTTTTGAATGAGAGCACTCTTCAGAAGGGCATTGCTTGTGGAAGCGCCTACAGTTTCATTCATCTGAGTGTCCAAGAGTTTTTTGCATCTCTGTTCTATGTAATTAAAGATGATGGCGAAACAAGAGATAAGCAAGAAGATCCTAAGAGGGATGTGAAAAAATTGTTAGAAAACTATGCAAACTCAAGACATGATTTCATGTTAACTGTGTGGTTCTTATCTGGGCTCTTAAATAAGGAACgaagaaatgctttggaaaaagaaacagggtGCAAAATGTCTCCTGAAATTAAGGAAGAGTTATTAATGTGGCTTCAAACTAGCCAAAAATCAGCCTTAGCTGTTAATGCAGAAAAAAGAGCAATGATTCATGATTTGGAGGCTTGCCACTCTTTGTATGAAACCCAAGATGAAAGTTTTGTGAAAACTGTGTTGGGTTATTTCATCGGACTATATCTACGAGACATCAATTTCACACAATTAGATCAAACAGTTCTTTCATTCTGTATAAAAAAGTGGCCTAAACTGGAGTCACTTGTCGTGGGCTATTGCTCCTTTATCTCAGAAGATCATGAAGAGCGTTCAGACCAACAGCCAGCAAAGCTGTTGCATCT caagcaaataaaagccgGCAACCCCGTAAACTTTGTGCACGAAGACCCGAACGAAGACTCAGGAGTGAATAAGTATAGGCCGGTGATCCGTTCGGTTGGGGTTGGGTatcctggagtgtgcctgtgtgagacgTCCACTTGA